The Cucumis melo cultivar AY chromosome 5, USDA_Cmelo_AY_1.0, whole genome shotgun sequence genome has a segment encoding these proteins:
- the LOC127149365 gene encoding uncharacterized protein LOC127149365, producing the protein MPPRRGTRRGGGRGGRGAGRGQPEAPPVAPAVDPNAPVTQADLAAMEQRYQDMLQAALAPFLAAQQNQAAPVQAEAAPAQAQAAPVQAQAVAPPAPEEAQPVPVQLSAEAKHLRDFRKYNPKTFDGSMDNPTKAQMWLTSIETIFRYMKCPEDQKVQCAVFFLEDRGTAWWETAERMLGGDVSKITWEQFKENFYAKFFSANVKHAKLQEFLNLEQGDMTVEQYDAEFDMLSRFAPDMVRDEAARTEKFVRGLRLDLQGIVRALRPATHADALRIALDLSLPERADASKAAGRGSALGQKRKVETQPDVAPQRTLRSGGVFQRHRRELAAAGRTLRELPACTTCGRVHGGRCLAGSGVCFRCRQPGHTADMCPRKPFETTPPQPSAAQQGRVFATTRQEAERAGTMVTGTLPILGHYAFVLFDSGSSHSFISSVFVQHVGLEVEPLGSVLSVSTPSGEVLLSKEQIKACRVEIANRMLDVTLLVLDMQDFDVILGMDWLSANHANIDCYGKEVVFNPPSEASFKFRGQAWYVYPRSSQP; encoded by the coding sequence atgccgccacgtagaggtacacgccgaggaggtggtaggggaggcagaggagccggtcgtggccagccggaggcgccacctgttgcaccggcagtcgacccaaacgcaccggtcacccaggcggatctcgccgcaatggagcagcgttatcaggacatgctgcaagctgctttggcgcctttccttgccgcccagcagaaccaggccgcccctgttcaggccgaggccgcccctgctcaggcccaggccgcccctgttcaggctcaggccgtcgctcctccagcccctgaggaagctcaaccagtaccagttcaactgtcggccgaggcgaaacacttacgggatttcaggaagtataatcccaagacctttgacggatccatggacaaccccacaaaggcccaaatgtggttgacgtccatagagactattttccggtacatgaagtgcccagaagaccagaaggtgcagtgtgcagtcttcttcttggaggacaggggcaccgcctggtgggagaccgcggagagaatgctagggggcgatgtaagcaaaataacatgggagcagttcaaggagaacttctatgctaagtttttctccgccaatgtgaagcacgccaagctgcaagagttcctaaacttggagcaaggcgacatgacggtggagcagtacgacgccgagttcgatatgctgtcccgctttgctcccgatatggtaagagatgaggctgccaggacggagaaatttgttagaggactcaggctagaccttcagggcattgtcagagccctccgcccagccacgcatgctgatgcactacgtatagcactggatttgagcctgcctgagagagccgatgcgtctaaggctgccggcagagggtcagccttgggacagaagagaaaggttgagacgcagcctgacgtagcaccgcagcgaacactgaggtcaggaggtgtcttccagagacaccgacgggagcttgcagcagccgggaggactctgagagagctacccgcttgtactacctgcgggagagtccacggaggtcgttgcttggctggaagtggagtctgctttaggtgcagacagccggggcacactgctgatatgtgtcctcggaaaccctttgagacgacaccgccccagccttctgcggcccagcaggggagagttttcgccactacccggcaggaggccgagcgagctggcactatggtgacaggtacgctcccaattttggggcactatgcttttgtgctatttgactctgggtcatcccactcgtttatatcctccgttttcgttcagcatgtgggtttagaggtagagcctttgggtagtgttttgtcggtttctactccatctggggaggtcctgttatccaaagaacaaataaaggcatgtcgggtagagatagcgaatcgtatgttagacgtgaccttgctagtgttagacatgcaggattttgatgtgatactaggcatggattggctatcagccaaccatgcaaatatagactgttatggcaaggaagttgtcttcaaccctccctccgaggctagtttcaaattcagggggcaggcatggtatgtatacccaaggtcatctcagccatga